The genomic stretch CAGAGGAGAGAAAGGTAGTGATGGCGAAGATGAGAAGGGCTCTAGTGCCAATTCTTGTACCGTCTTCTAGGACTTGATCGATCCTGGAGTCTGGTAGATGAGGGTCTTTTTCGAAAATGGGATCCGCAAAGATCTCGCCAACATAGGTAGTGATGTAGAAGAGGAAAGGAAACCATCCGATCCAAGCAAAAAACTGGACCGCACAAACCTTTTTGATCTGTGGAGGCAGTTTCTTGACTGAGCGCGCAAGACCCCTGAAGAAAGCGAGGACGCCATCTTGTTGTTCGGCAGGAGCCGTGTCAAACTGTGGGTCGCGTTCGGAGCAAGTGGAGCAACTGATGCCAACCGTGACAGCCATGACAAAAGAGGCGATGGCACAAAGAACCTTGAACTGGGTATCACCGAGCCATGGGAGGTACTCCGGTAGCTTGACATAGCCGGCCAGGTAGCCTAGGATATTGCCAATACCCGCCGAACGCATCAACCATGCGTTGGCAGACTCTTGTTGATGTGTGGGCGCGACGTCGACAATGTATGCTCGTACACCAGCTTGGATGACGTTGATAGCGAAGTCCAATACGTATACGAACAGAACAGCGAAGAGCATGATGCTCGTCTTGACAAAGGTAGACTCTGGGTTGGCACCGAAAAGACCTAAGAAGCCTCCGATGATTTCCTTTGCCCAGGACAGAACCATTAGGGAGACTATGGTTGCGGCAGCGCCGCCAATGATGAACGGTCTCCGTTTTCCCCAGCGCAAGCGGCAGTTGTCACTCTTGAGACCGACATAGGGCTGGACGAGTACACCAGAGAGAGGGCCGGCGATCCATACCAGGGCAAGCATCGACTTGCTCAGGCCGAGTGAAAGGAGATAGGGCTGTGCAGGGTTAGCGTCATGTGCACATGTGAAAATAGAATCCAGTGTCGGACAGAGGGTACGGGCAGCGACAGAGCGATACATGCATGCCGATCTTAGAGCCGCATAGTACCTACTAGGGTCTCGAGGTACATGCAGGAACCGGGCCGCGCTCGTCGCACTCAGACAGGAAAAGTACGTACCGAACCGTTTGAGGTTTCGACTGACCAACCTATTTGCAGGCCGAGGCCGCCAAAGGTGAGCAGGAACAAGAACCAACTGCTCTTGGTCTCCTCGACTTGTTGTTCACCCATCCAgtcgtcatcttcgtcgtcgGGCGACAGGGCCTCCTTAAGGAGTGGGTCGACTTCGGAAGACATTCGTTGGGGTATGATGGTAGGTTCGGAGTCGGTTATGAATTCCACGTGGGGGTGGCCCTCTGCGTCTGGACGTCCACCAGCTAGGGAGTCGCGGCCAAAAGAAACGAGTTTGGGTCGAGGTCTTGGGCGAGATGAAGTGTCGATTTTAGAGGGAGGCGAAGAACGAGGTGAAGACTCGGGCTCATCACCGCCATGGGGCCGTGAGGAAGACATGTCGTGTGGTGTTGGCAGGCGACGTGGTCTGCCCTCGTGGCTGACTGCTAGGGTCGGCCAAACTAGGATTGGCAGGACCGAAGGGGTGTGTATAAAAGTTGGGTGCTTTTGGCAGTGGAGTGATGTGGTGCGAGAGGGCAGGGTTATCAAGAAAAGTTTAGGAAGCGCGGCGGAACTAAATCATGCATCCGCGGTGAAAGAGCCGCTAGTTAAGTTTTGCTGAGGATCGGGCTGGGATCGCGACCAAACAGTTTACGATAAATGGTACTATACGGGACTACGGAGGTGGAGGAGAGAGTGGACGTAATAAGCAGGGCGGGATGGGGGTGCTAGCGAGAGGCGGTGTAGGTCATGTGCAGGCCAGCCGTGTACTTATGCGAGGGCTGGGTGAAGGGGGTCTAGTAAGTCTTGCAGGTGATTCCAGGTAGATGTCATGCAGGTTGGGTAGCCAGTGTGTGTGTGGCTATGACGTTGCTTGGATGTCGACTGCGACCGATCAGCGGTTCCGAGACCCTTGTCGGGCCTGGTCGGAGCTGGTCGATGGTGATTGGCTATTGGTGTCTTCGCTGGAACAGCAGCCGAGACATGGTTGGAAAGCGACACCTGGAGCGCAGGCAGCGACGCGTCGGTCATCAGGACCCTCTATCAAGTGAACATCGGCCTCTGTTTTCTGCCTCGACGCCTCACCATTGCATATCATCCGGCCCTTTCACTCGCGCGCACGTGCCAGCCCCGTCTTCGTTGCGCAACCTTGCCCTGCCCACAATTAGGTAGCATCGCATCCAAGGCCGAACAGCCACCTGTACCTGCACCGCATCTGCACCCGCACCCCCTCGCTCTGCGCATAACCGCCCGCGACGTCGCCCACGATATCACGGCTGCTGATGACAGTCCGGCTTTGAGTCCAGCATGGCGTCGATAATGGGGTGGTGGGCCATTGGCGAGCTTCTCAGTATGCGACTCCGAATCTTCTAGAAAGCGTCAATATGGAAAGCACGAATACTGACCACACGCCACAGAGCGCGATGCATCCGACGCAGACCCGGACGGTCAGTTCTCCGGCATCCCCAGCGACGAACCCCCCCAATCTAATGCGTCGACACAGACGAGCCAGAGGCAGGACAGAAGGAGATATTCACATCATGGGCCCTGTCCATTCTAATCATCCTGCTCATAATCGCCCTCTTCACGAGCTACATCCTCCATACGCGGAAGATCCAGGCCGTCCATGAGACGGTTCTCTCGATTTTTGCGGGTACGTTGTCCCCACGGCTCACTGATGTCGTTACCCACCTTGGCGTTCGTCAATACAAGCTCGGCGTAGTGGGCGTAGTCGACTTTGTCCATGACTTGAAAAGCTCGATCACTTGCAGGCAAAATTCGATCACCCGCACAATTGTGGGGTAATCTGCACATGTCCACTGGCCATGGCGTTCTAGCTCACCTCGTCATCGTATCGCGCTACAGACATCACACTAACGCCTTTCAGGAATGGTCGTTGGTCTCATACTACGCCTGTCAGCGCCCGCCTCAGTGCGCGATGCTGTTAGTTTCGACTATCAGATGTTCTTTAATTTGCTGCTACCTCCAATCATTTTGTCGGCTGGCTACGAACTACATCAAGTGAGCTGGACGTGCTGCTGCCATCACTCAGGTCCTAACATTACTAGGGCAATTTCTTCAGACACATCGGCACTATCCTTACCTTTGCTTTTGCAGGCACATTCATATCCGCCCTAGTCTTGGGTCTTATCTTGTTCCTGTGGACAAGGATACCTCTCGATGGCTTCAAGATCAACTTTGTCGAGGCCATGTCCGTCGGCGCCACTCTTTCTGCCACCGACCCTGTGACTATCCTGGCCATTTTCGACACCTACAAAGTTGAGCCCAAGCTGTACACTCTCATTTTCGGCGAGTCAATTCTCAACGATGCTGTCGCTATTGTCTTGTTCGAGACGGCGCAAAAGTATAAGGATGGCGCCGAATCGCTGGGACTTGTCAGCCTATTCGAGGCCTTTGGTATCTTCTTTGGCGTCTTCTTCGGTAGTCTCTTCATTGGTGTCACTGTAGGCATCGCTGTGTCTCTCATGCTCAAGTTCACTTATGTCCGTCGTTTCCCCAAGACGGAGAGTTGTCTGATTATCCTTACTGCCTACCTGACATATTTCTTGTCCAACGCAATCCACATGTCTGGTGAGTATTGTAGTCTATTTTACTCAACTCTTGCTAATGAGATCAGGTATTGTGTCGCTACTGTTCTGCGGTATATGCTTGAAGCACTACGCTTACCACAACATGTCAAGGAGAACCCAACTCACTACCAAATTCGTCTTCCAGATCACATCGCAGATCTCGGAGAATTTCATCTTCATTTACCTCGGACTCTCGCTCTTTACCGATGATAAGCTGGATTATAAACCACTCTTTATCTTGATCACTGTAGCCGGAATCTGCGCCGCTCGATGGTGCGCCGTATTTCCACTCTCTAGGATTATCAATGCTGTTACGAGATATCGGCAACGCCGTCGCGGAGAGGAGTTGGTAGAGGAGATTCCTTGGGCGCATCAGGCTATGATTTACTGGGCAGGTCTGCGCGGTGCCGTCGGTGTCGCACTAGCTGCAGGTCTTACAGGTAACAACGGCGATACGCTACGAGCCACTGTGCTTGTCGTGGTCGTCTTGACGGTCATCATATTCGGAGGCACCACAGCCCGCATGCTGGAGATCCTAGGTATCCGCACCGGTGTAGTAGAAGAGATTGACAGCGACGATGAATTCGACATTGAAGTCGTCACCGGCGGAACCTACACTCGCAAACAAGGCCAAGGCTACGGCCACACACCCCGCCCCAGCCAAAACGGCTTTACCCTCAACAACGTAAACGGCGCAGACGCCACCTACTCCAGCGGCTCCATAAACCGTGCTAGCCCCCCAATCCGCCCAAACGGCGCCACACGCCGCAACTCCAGCCACCCCCGCGCCCGCGATGGCGCTGACCAAAGTCTCCTCAGCCCCGCTGACAGCGGCTCCGCAGACGAAGACGACATCGACCTCGATCTTCCTCCTAGCGCACGCCGCTCCCCAAATCGCATCCCCTCACCCATGGTTGCAAACGACGGCTCTCCTTATCCCACATCCGGTCATCGCCCGTCGGGTTCCGCATCCGCAAACGACGGCGGTGGGGGCCCCAGCCGTGTCGCCACCGCTACCGGCGCTGTTAAACAGCTCTTCAATGAAATCAGCCATGATCCCGCCAACGCTTTCAAACAGATTGACGATGGCTTTCTTAAACCGCATCTTTTGCTTGATCCGGGTAAAGGGCCCGGGCCGGGTAATGTGTAGATGTGTATCACTAGGTTGGGCGGTTGGTTGGGATGGGTATCCCATAGAGTGGTGGGCGAAATCAGCATTTTTTGTGGCGTTGATGGTCTTTTATCTTTGTGGGTGTGAGGTGACGATTGATCTTTTATCCTT from Pyrenophora tritici-repentis strain M4 chromosome 1, whole genome shotgun sequence encodes the following:
- a CDS encoding NhaP, NhaP-type Na+-H+ and K+-H+ antiporter, producing MVVGLILRLSAPASVRDAVSFDYQMFFNLLLPPIILSAGYELHQGNFFRHIGTILTFAFAGTFISALVLGLILFLWTRIPLDGFKINFVEAMSVGATLSATDPVTILAIFDTYKVEPKLYTLIFGESILNDAVAIVLFETAQKYKDGAESLGLVSLFEAFGIFFGVFFGSLFIGVTVGIAVSLMLKFTYVRRFPKTESCLIILTAYLTYFLSNAIHMSGIVSLLFCGICLKHYAYHNMSRRTQLTTKFVFQITSQISENFIFIYLGLSLFTDDKLDYKPLFILITVAGICAARWCAVFPLSRIINAVTRYRQRRRGEELVEEIPWAHQAMIYWAGLRGAVGVALAAGLTGNNGDTLRATVLVVVVLTVIIFGGTTARMLEILGIRTGVVEEIDSDDEFDIEVVTGGTYTRKQGQGYGHTPRPSQNGFTLNNVNGADATYSSGSINRASPPIRPNGATRRNSSHPRARDGADQSLLSPADSGSADEDDIDLDLPPSARRSPNRIPSPMVANDGSPYPTSGHRPSGSASANDGGGGPSRVATATGAVKQLFNEISHDPANAFKQIDDGFLKPHLLLDPGKGPGPGNV
- a CDS encoding MelB, Na+-melibiose symporter and related transporter, which codes for MSSSRPHGGDEPESSPRSSPPSKIDTSSRPRPRPKLVSFGRDSLAGGRPDAEGHPHVEFITDSEPTIIPQRMSSEVDPLLKEALSPDDEDDDWMGEQQVEETKSSWFLFLLTFGGLGLQIGWSVETSNGSPYLLSLGLSKSMLALVWIAGPLSGVLVQPYVGLKSDNCRLRWGKRRPFIIGGAAATIVSLMVLSWAKEIIGGFLGLFGANPESTFVKTSIMLFAVLFVYVLDFAINVIQAGVRAYIVDVAPTHQQESANAWLMRSAGIGNILGYLAGYVKLPEYLPWLGDTQFKVLCAIASFVMAVTVGISCSTCSERDPQFDTAPAEQQDGVLAFFRGLARSVKKLPPQIKKVCAVQFFAWIGWFPFLFYITTYVGEIFADPIFEKDPHLPDSRIDQVLEDGTRIGTRALLIFAITTFLSSVILPFVIPPTFQAPEPDRPMTPATPMTPATPHSMGGSGYFALNHTPRGTPTTIMEKISKSLEMLQIKSLTLRRAWFISHILFAVLMVLTFFVHSTWGATILVGAIGIPWCVTNWAPFAIISSEISKRDAIRRGIIKPRDRESQLIAEGEDDGSGADSAGVVLGIHNVAIAAPQVIATLVSAIMFKLLQKPRGTAGDTSVAWVLRFGGLCALAAAWLTLQTPIALVASLPSCRLAYIKVEEWVETLG